DNA from Planctomycetota bacterium:
GTCGTCGCCCGCGCGATCCGGATCGGGATCGACGGATGCAGCGCGCCCACCTTCGCCGTTCCCCTTCGCGCCCTCGCCCGGGCGGGAGCGGAGTTCGCCGGCGCCGCGGATCCCTCCGCCCGGCGCGTGCGGGAGGCCATGACGGCGCATCCGGACCGGGTGGGGCGTCCGTGCGCTTCGATCATGTCCTCCGCGCCGGGCAGGATCCTCGCGAAGGGAGGGGCGGAGGGCGTCTATCTGTGCGCGGTTCCGGCGCGGCGGGCGGGAATCGCGCTCAAGGTCGTGGACGGCAACGCCCGCCCCGTCGTCCACGTTCTGGCGGCGCTTTTTCGGAAGTTCGGGCTCCTGGAGGGCGAGGATCTGGCGCGGGTCGGGAAAGCCGCCGATCCGGTCTTGCGGAACCATGCGGGGCTCGCGGTCGGGGAGGTCCGCGTGCGCCTGTGAACCGCCGCCGGGGCTCGAATGGACATCTTGATGACAGACCCTTCTGGACAGGGCGCTTGCGTTCGTCGAGCGCTTTCGGGCCGCTCCGGTTGCGCGGGCGGACGCGATGGGAGGGCGCGCCGCGGGCCGGTGGGGCGTATACTCGTGAAGGTGAGCCGGGAGACATCGATCGGCGGGTCCCGACGGACGTTCGCGCCCACGGTCTGGACCATGGTGCTTCGGGCGCGCGACCGGGGGGAGTTCGGCGCGCTCGTCGAGCGCTACTGGAAGCCCTGCTACTTCTACATCCGCCGGCGCGGCCATGACGTCGAGGACGCCAAGGATCTCACTCAAGCGTTCTTCGCGGATCTTTTCGAGCGAGAGGCGCTGGCGGCCGTCAGCCGGTCCAAGGGGCGTTTCCGGAACTTCCTGCTGGCCTGCCTGGGGCATTTCCTGTCGGACGAATACGATCGCCGCCGCGCCCTCAAGCGGGGCGGGAAGCTTCTGTCGCTCGACTTCGCCGGGGCGGAAATGGAGCTGGCCCACACGGCCGCGGAGGCGCCGGAGAAGGTGTACCGGCGGCAGTGGGCGGTGGGGATCGTGAACCGGGCCCTGGGGGTCCTGAAGGACGAGATGGGCCCCCGCTTCGAGGCGCTGCGGGAGTATCTTTCGGGCGGGGCGGCGCGCGGCCTCCGGGAGGTCGCCGGGCGACTCGGCGTGTCGGAAGGAAACCTCAAGGTGATTCTCCACCGGGCCCGGCGACGGTACCGGGAGCTTCTGCGCGAGGAGGTGGCCCGCACGGTGCAGGACCCGCGGGAGGTCGACGAGGAACTTGCGGAGCTCTTCGCGGCGCTCGGAAGGGACTGACGGGGGAAAGCCTTGCTTTTTCGGACGTCGTGGATCGTGTAACCTTGGGGCGCGGTTTCCTTTTCCGGAGGTGGAGGCCATGAACACGATGAAGAAATGCTCCACCTGCGGGGAGCTCTACGCGGGCGACCTCTGCCCCCGCTGCGCGGCGGCCTTCGCGCAGGAGCCCAGCCGGCCGGATCCAGCGGCCGAGGAACCGCCCCTCAAGCCCGGCGACGTCTTCCACGGCCTGGAGATCGTGGAGCTTCTCGGCCGCGGCGGCATGGGCGTCGTTTACAAGGCCCGCCAACCGAGCCTCGACCGGTTCGTGGCCCTCAAGATCCTCCCGCGGAAGCTCGCGCTCGACCCGGATTTCCAGAACCGGTTCATCCGGGAGGCCAAGGCGCTCGGATCGCTCTCCCACCCGAACATCGTCGCCGTCCACGACTTCGGAGCCGAGGCGGGGCTTTTCTTCTTCGTCATGGAGTTCGTCGACGGCGTGAACCTCCGGCGCCTTCTGCGGGACCGGAAACTTACGCCGGAGGAAGCGATCCGGATCGTTCCTCAGCTCTGCGACGCCCTCGAGTACGCCCATTCGGAGGGGATCGTCCACCGGGACATCAAACCGGAAAACATCCTCGTCGACCGCAAAGGACGGGTGAAGATCGCGGACTTCGGGTTGGCCAAGATCGTGGGGGACGAACGCCGGGTTCACGCGCTGACCCTCACGAACATGGTCATGGGCACGCCGCACTACATGGCCCCCGAACAGCTCGAGAACCCGAAAGCCGTGGACCACCGCGCGGACATCTACTCGATGGGCGTGGTCTTTTACGAGATGCTGACCGGGGAGCTTCCGCTCGGGCGCTTCGAGCCCCCTTCGCGCAAGGTGCAGGTGGACGTTCGCCTGGACGACGTGGTCCTCAAGGCCCTGGAAAAGGAGCCCGAACGGCGCTACCAGAAGGCGAGCGAAATCCGGGAGGACGTCACGCGCGTCACGTCCGTGGCGCCGGCCGCTTCCTACAGCCCGACCGTCGTCACTCCCGCGGGGGTGCGCCGGGACCGGAAACGATGGGTGGCGGGCCTGGGGGTCGCCGTCGCGCTGGCGGTCACGGGCCTCGCGTCATGGGCGCTTCTTCGCCGGGAGGATCCGCTGGCGCGGCTTCGCGCCGACGCGGCCGCGCGTCTGGCCGCGGGGGACTACGCCGGCGCGCGCGACCTCTACGAGGCCCTTCTGAGGGTCGGCTCCGACGAAGCCGACCGCGCCGCCGCGCGCCGGGCCATCGAGGAATGCTCCCAAAAGCTCGCCCAGCCGCTTGATCTTACGCCGTACTTCATCACCGAGAACGACCGCGTTGTTCCGAGGGTTCTCGTGCCCCCCGGCGGAAACCTTGTGCGGAATCCCTTCTATGCGAAGGATCGCGAGGAGGTCGCCAAGATCGTCAACTGGCTGGGCCTGGCGTCCCTTTCGCCCGGGGACGTCCGCCAGGCCTACCTGGCCGTCTGGTACGCCGCCGAACCCGCCTACGCGGTGCTCGACACGGCCGCGGCCGAGGCGGCCCAGCGGGAGTTCGACCGCTCCGGAAGCCTCCGGAACCGGTGGAGCTACCGGAAGGGGAATCTGCTCGTTCTGGCCTTCGCGCGGAACCGCCCGGCGCGCGCGCTCTTCGCGGGACTCGTGGCCGCCGCGCGGAAAAGGCTCGGCCTTCCGGAAGAGCCTCTCGATGTGCCGCTCGAAAACCTCAAGTTTTCGAGATCGGATCTCGGCGGCGACGTGGTCCTCCTTCGGGAAGAGACGCGTCCGGACGGCTTCGTCCAGGAGTTCGGATTGCGGGACGGAGGCCGCGGGGTCCGGCTGGCCGCCGCGCTCCTGGAGAATCTCGAGGCGGCGCGCCGCAAGGAGGCCGAATGGGCGCGCGATCCGGAACACGCGTCCGCCTTCAAGGTGGAAGTGCTCCGCGCGGGCCGCACCGTGGCGGCGCTTTCCCTGTGGAGGAAGGATCTCCTGACGTACGAGAGGCTGGCCGAGCCGGTGCGCGAGTGGATGGGCCTTCCCGGACGCCGCTGGGAAACGATCGTCCCCTCGGCGGCGGAGCTTCCGGACGGCTTTTCGTTCGACCGCGTGGAGTCCGATCCCGCGGCCGTCCTTCGCGCGCTGGCCCTCAAGGAGATCGTCCCGTCGGAAGTGACGCGCGCCTGGAAGGCGACCCTGAAGCCCGCCGGCTCGATCGTTCTGCTGGAGATTCCGGACGTTCAGGCGCGCTCGACGGCGGAAGTCCAGCTCAACCGGAAGGTGAACGAGCGCGACACCGCCGAAGATCACGACATCTGGCTCTACGCCGTGGACGCTCCGGACGATCCCGAGCTCGACGCGCTTCAGAACATGATCCGGGCCAAGCTCGGCTGCTCCCCGAACGCGCCGCGGTACGTTCGCCTCGGCAGGGTCCGTCTCGAGGAGAAGGACCTTCCTCCGGGATACCGCGTGGTTCGTCCCGAGGCCCCGTCCGACCGGGAAGATCGCGGAACCCTGGAAGGTCCGTCCGGCACGCTCTCCTTCTCCATGAAAGACTATTCGGACCTCCGGGACCTGCGGCAGGACCTGCGGACGGCGCGACGCACTCCGGCGGATCTCCTCCTGCACAAGGACTATCTCCTCGTCCACGTGACGGGACCGGAGGAGGCGTGGCCGATCCTCGACGCGCTCGAGGCGACCCTGCGCCGGAAGATGAGGATGCCTCCCCCAGCCCCCGAAGACTACGGGATCGATGCCTCGGAACTCCCCAAGGGCATGGCGTACCTCGAGCGCCGACGGGAACCCAACCCCCAGAGCGTGGAGCTCGCCGGGAAAGTCAC
Protein-coding regions in this window:
- a CDS encoding serine/threonine-protein kinase, whose translation is MNTMKKCSTCGELYAGDLCPRCAAAFAQEPSRPDPAAEEPPLKPGDVFHGLEIVELLGRGGMGVVYKARQPSLDRFVALKILPRKLALDPDFQNRFIREAKALGSLSHPNIVAVHDFGAEAGLFFFVMEFVDGVNLRRLLRDRKLTPEEAIRIVPQLCDALEYAHSEGIVHRDIKPENILVDRKGRVKIADFGLAKIVGDERRVHALTLTNMVMGTPHYMAPEQLENPKAVDHRADIYSMGVVFYEMLTGELPLGRFEPPSRKVQVDVRLDDVVLKALEKEPERRYQKASEIREDVTRVTSVAPAASYSPTVVTPAGVRRDRKRWVAGLGVAVALAVTGLASWALLRREDPLARLRADAAARLAAGDYAGARDLYEALLRVGSDEADRAAARRAIEECSQKLAQPLDLTPYFITENDRVVPRVLVPPGGNLVRNPFYAKDREEVAKIVNWLGLASLSPGDVRQAYLAVWYAAEPAYAVLDTAAAEAAQREFDRSGSLRNRWSYRKGNLLVLAFARNRPARALFAGLVAAARKRLGLPEEPLDVPLENLKFSRSDLGGDVVLLREETRPDGFVQEFGLRDGGRGVRLAAALLENLEAARRKEAEWARDPEHASAFKVEVLRAGRTVAALSLWRKDLLTYERLAEPVREWMGLPGRRWETIVPSAAELPDGFSFDRVESDPAAVLRALALKEIVPSEVTRAWKATLKPAGSIVLLEIPDVQARSTAEVQLNRKVNERDTAEDHDIWLYAVDAPDDPELDALQNMIRAKLGCSPNAPRYVRLGRVRLEEKDLPPGYRVVRPEAPSDREDRGTLEGPSGTLSFSMKDYSDLRDLRQDLRTARRTPADLLLHKDYLLVHVTGPEEAWPILDALEATLRRKMRMPPPAPEDYGIDASELPKGMAYLERRREPNPQSVELAGKVTAWKAHVDPADVTIVVRVGRDPNFLDAERRRLAAEGRTLTRFAEYRKENISAVLYQEGSGDEAAFRALCELVRARLRVPR
- a CDS encoding sigma-70 family RNA polymerase sigma factor, whose translation is MSRETSIGGSRRTFAPTVWTMVLRARDRGEFGALVERYWKPCYFYIRRRGHDVEDAKDLTQAFFADLFEREALAAVSRSKGRFRNFLLACLGHFLSDEYDRRRALKRGGKLLSLDFAGAEMELAHTAAEAPEKVYRRQWAVGIVNRALGVLKDEMGPRFEALREYLSGGAARGLREVAGRLGVSEGNLKVILHRARRRYRELLREEVARTVQDPREVDEELAELFAALGRD